The following proteins are co-located in the Candidatus Avedoeria danica genome:
- a CDS encoding YibE/F family protein, translated as MIRMPRTGHGLLVLLAALAVSGVRTAARVRAQEAGNIRSAEAVVTDIVDQGEREAVGEAIVFQTLRLRYVDGPRSGQTVNVTTQDTASAGTRLYAVGDHVMLAEQSGVPADATYFIEDRVRRTPLAGLLAVFVAVVLVVARRRGLASLLSLVLSFAAIFLFMLPLIASGNDPIVVAIVTSLFIIPSTYYLSHGLNRKTHAAVVGTLVALLITGLLAVVAVDAAAISGYASEEASYVQNLRPGIVNIRGLLLASILIGLSGILDDITISQAAIVAQLRSAAADMSVREVYGRAMDVGRDHIASLVNTLILVYASSALPLLLLFRYGDVPWRDVVNFEVVAEEIVRTLVASIGLVLAVPVTTLIACLMLRSGDAVDQDQQHVHVPGPHSHVD; from the coding sequence ATGATACGCATGCCGCGGACTGGTCATGGCTTGCTCGTGCTGCTCGCAGCCCTAGCAGTGAGTGGCGTCCGTACCGCTGCAAGGGTGCGAGCACAGGAGGCCGGCAACATTCGCTCGGCGGAGGCCGTCGTCACAGACATCGTCGACCAAGGGGAGCGCGAGGCGGTCGGCGAAGCGATAGTCTTCCAGACCCTCCGGCTTCGGTACGTCGATGGTCCCCGCAGCGGCCAGACGGTGAACGTGACCACCCAGGATACCGCCAGCGCCGGCACCCGCCTCTACGCCGTTGGGGACCACGTGATGCTTGCTGAGCAAAGCGGCGTGCCCGCCGACGCCACGTACTTCATCGAGGACCGCGTTCGCCGCACGCCGTTGGCGGGCCTACTGGCCGTCTTCGTGGCAGTGGTCCTTGTCGTCGCCCGGCGGCGTGGGCTCGCCTCGCTGCTGTCCCTGGTCCTGTCCTTTGCCGCCATATTCCTCTTCATGCTACCTCTGATCGCGTCCGGCAACGACCCGATCGTGGTGGCGATCGTCACATCGCTGTTCATCATCCCGAGCACGTATTACCTGTCCCATGGGCTCAACCGGAAGACACACGCGGCGGTCGTCGGCACGCTGGTGGCGCTGCTCATCACTGGCTTACTGGCGGTGGTGGCCGTCGACGCCGCAGCCATCAGCGGCTATGCCTCCGAAGAGGCGTCGTACGTGCAAAACCTTCGGCCTGGGATTGTGAACATTCGCGGGCTCTTGCTGGCGAGCATCCTCATCGGGCTCTCGGGCATCCTGGACGACATCACGATCTCCCAGGCGGCGATTGTGGCGCAACTGCGCTCCGCGGCCGCCGACATGAGCGTGCGCGAGGTTTACGGCCGAGCGATGGACGTCGGGCGCGACCACATCGCCTCGCTGGTCAACACCCTGATCCTGGTCTACGCCAGCTCTGCCCTGCCGCTGTTGCTGCTGTTCCGTTACGGCGACGTGCCGTGGCGGGACGTCGTGAACTTCGAGGTGGTCGCCGAGGAGATCGTGCGTACGCTCGTCGCCAGCATCGGCCTCGTCCTCGCGGTCCCCGTGACAACCCTGATCGCCTGCCTCATGCTCCGCTCCGGCGACGCTGTCGATCAGGACCAACAACACGTCCACGTCCCAGGCCCACACAGCCACGTGGATTGA
- a CDS encoding type I restriction enzyme HsdR N-terminal domain-containing protein has protein sequence MEVDIVEQLQAISARIPKLREHLSTEEATKTSLVLPFIRALGYDFTDPTEVVPEYHADVPGIKAERADYAIMQDGQPIILFECKPVGASLGDPHHSQLFRYFTAKRVRVGVLTNGLLYEFYSDLDDKNVMDRKPFMIVDMQNVDDAPMGELRRFAKGQFAEAEIMGFAAEMKYNRQLRRFLAAQFASPGEDFAKMLTVEVYQGKVITQKVRDQFLPMIQRALQQFISDQVNERLRTALTREPGDAPIAPATVGSSAAPAVESPGEAAAAEDVTTVEEIEAYLIIKSIVRNAVAPSRVVMRDQNTYCGILLDNNNRKPLCRLWFNRAKKAVSLFDVTDETGKAQEQKVAIDMLDDIYGLADRLLATAKRYEGGAQ, from the coding sequence ATGGAAGTGGACATCGTTGAGCAGCTCCAGGCAATCTCGGCGCGCATCCCGAAATTGCGCGAGCATCTCAGTACCGAAGAAGCGACGAAGACGTCGCTCGTGCTGCCCTTCATCCGCGCGCTCGGCTATGACTTCACGGACCCGACAGAGGTGGTCCCGGAGTATCACGCCGACGTTCCGGGCATCAAGGCTGAGCGTGCCGACTACGCCATCATGCAGGATGGTCAGCCGATCATCCTCTTCGAGTGTAAGCCCGTTGGTGCGTCGCTCGGAGATCCGCATCACTCTCAGCTGTTCCGCTACTTCACTGCGAAGCGGGTCCGAGTCGGTGTATTGACCAACGGTCTGCTCTACGAGTTCTACTCGGACCTCGATGACAAGAATGTCATGGACCGCAAGCCGTTCATGATCGTCGACATGCAGAACGTAGATGACGCTCCAATGGGGGAGCTGCGTCGCTTCGCCAAGGGGCAGTTTGCCGAGGCCGAGATCATGGGCTTCGCGGCCGAGATGAAGTACAACCGCCAGCTGCGCCGCTTCCTCGCCGCCCAGTTCGCCTCCCCAGGGGAGGACTTCGCCAAGATGCTGACGGTGGAGGTGTACCAAGGCAAGGTCATCACCCAGAAAGTGCGCGATCAGTTCCTGCCAATGATCCAGCGCGCCCTCCAGCAGTTCATCTCGGATCAGGTGAACGAACGGCTCCGCACCGCCCTGACCCGTGAGCCAGGCGATGCTCCGATAGCGCCGGCGACGGTGGGCAGCTCCGCAGCCCCGGCCGTTGAATCGCCAGGTGAGGCCGCGGCCGCCGAGGATGTCACAACCGTCGAGGAGATCGAGGCGTACCTCATCATCAAGTCTATCGTCCGCAACGCAGTTGCACCGAGCCGTGTCGTCATGAGGGACCAAAACACCTACTGCGGGATCCTTCTTGACAACAACAACCGAAAGCCGCTGTGCCGACTGTGGTTCAACCGGGCAAAGAAGGCCGTTTCCCTTTTCGATGTCACGGACGAGACCGGCAAGGCGCAGGAGCAGAAGGTGGCGATCGATATGCTCGACGACATCTATGGACTGGCAGATCGACTGCTCGCAACGGCAAAGCGATATGAAGGTGGAGCACAGTAG
- a CDS encoding MarR family transcriptional regulator yields the protein MQATDWLKVESPPMVRSTPPGVMARRAVLRKIRRRAGAGLDAPSYAELSDETRLGPSSITRPCRTLINAGLVDRIECAARSGVPAAEAQ from the coding sequence ATGCAAGCGACAGACTGGCTGAAGGTGGAATCGCCGCCAATGGTGAGATCCACGCCGCCGGGCGTCATGGCCCGGCGTGCAGTCCTCCGCAAGATTCGGCGCCGAGCTGGCGCCGGTCTCGACGCGCCCTCCTACGCCGAACTCTCGGACGAAACGCGACTCGGGCCGTCCTCGATCACGCGTCCTTGCCGCACGCTGATCAACGCGGGCCTGGTCGACCGCATCGAGTGCGCAGCTCGATCCGGTGTACCGGCAGCGGAAGCACAATGA
- a CDS encoding phosphatidylserine/phosphatidylglycerophosphate/cardiolipin synthase family protein → MWSLISYILLVGVALQLVVFAMLTVSLRRRKQRLPSLPPSGWHMAPAAVQDNRLTVYADGTSLYDEMLAAIRGATEEVLFETFIWKDDEVGSAFRAALIERAEAGVAVWVIYDTLANLVVPAAFFDLPEPIHVLRYRAWREWWFAFNPRNYGRDHRKILVVDRKVGFVGGYNIGTLYRDVWRDTHVRIEGGESLDLAYAFADFWHSCAEPNQPRPPLGQRPWSPFVRVHRNEPRKLLFPIRSIYVEAIEHAHRSIEMTHAYFIPDPAILAALKRAAARGVDVRVLVPWESNHLLADWLSRHLYDECLRSGIKLFLYQGAMIHAKTAVIDGLWTMIGTANMDRLSLAGNYEINVEVFDADLGVQMVQLFERDLANARELTLGEWRARPWAARATEAVLSPLWVFV, encoded by the coding sequence ATGTGGTCGTTGATTTCCTACATCTTGCTCGTCGGCGTCGCGCTGCAGCTTGTGGTGTTCGCGATGCTGACGGTCTCGTTGCGGCGGCGCAAGCAGCGCTTGCCGTCGCTGCCGCCGTCGGGATGGCACATGGCGCCGGCAGCCGTGCAGGACAACCGGCTCACGGTGTACGCGGACGGGACGTCGCTGTACGACGAGATGCTCGCGGCCATCCGGGGGGCGACGGAGGAGGTCCTCTTCGAGACGTTCATCTGGAAGGACGACGAGGTCGGCTCGGCGTTTCGCGCGGCGCTCATCGAGCGGGCCGAGGCGGGCGTCGCGGTCTGGGTGATCTACGACACGCTGGCGAACCTCGTGGTCCCGGCCGCGTTCTTCGACCTGCCGGAGCCGATCCATGTCCTGCGCTATCGGGCGTGGCGGGAGTGGTGGTTCGCGTTCAACCCGCGCAACTACGGGCGCGATCACCGCAAGATCCTCGTCGTCGATCGCAAGGTCGGATTCGTGGGCGGTTACAACATCGGGACGCTCTACCGCGACGTCTGGCGCGACACGCACGTGCGGATCGAGGGCGGCGAGTCGCTCGACCTGGCGTATGCGTTCGCCGACTTCTGGCACAGCTGTGCCGAGCCCAACCAGCCACGGCCGCCGCTGGGGCAGCGGCCGTGGTCGCCGTTCGTGCGCGTCCACCGCAACGAGCCGCGCAAGCTCCTGTTCCCGATCCGATCGATCTACGTCGAGGCGATCGAGCACGCGCACCGCTCGATCGAGATGACGCATGCCTACTTCATCCCCGACCCGGCCATCCTGGCCGCTCTCAAGCGCGCCGCGGCGCGCGGCGTCGACGTTCGCGTCCTCGTGCCATGGGAGTCGAACCACCTCCTGGCCGACTGGCTCTCGCGCCACCTGTACGACGAGTGCCTCCGCAGCGGCATCAAGCTGTTCCTCTACCAGGGCGCGATGATCCACGCCAAGACGGCCGTCATCGACGGCCTCTGGACGATGATCGGCACGGCGAACATGGACCGGCTGAGCCTGGCCGGGAACTATGAGATCAACGTCGAGGTCTTCGACGCCGACCTCGGCGTCCAGATGGTGCAGCTCTTCGAACGTGATCTGGCGAATGCGCGTGAGTTGACGTTGGGGGAGTGGCGGGCGCGGCCGTGGGCGGCGCGGGCGACGGAGGCGGTGTTGTCGCCGTTGTGGGTGTTTGTGTGA
- a CDS encoding MoxR family ATPase has translation MPVPSHTPAFPDIDAARRQLRSADYVATTEISTVVFLAEALGKPVLAEGPAGVGKTELAKAWATASGRPLIRLQCYEGLDESKALYEWEYAKQMLYTQLLRDGLKDVVANASSLRDAAERLAAEEDVFFSEHFLLPRPLLQALVSDEPVVLLIDEIDRADVEFEAFLLEILSDFQASIPEIGTVRAKHQPMVVLTSNNTRELSEALKRRCLYLFVDYPSLDGELEVVRLRVPGLDRDLARQAVSFVQGLRDVDLRKAPSIAETLDWARALLSLNAERIDRNTLDQTLNVLLKYEADLQTARRLMGPLTRGIDGGRDRDGGDRSTGRDADGTSSTRRPGEPDRPDSGRPDGGRPGDGRPANGGGRSSNPGRKGRGGRDDRGQGRSGGAGSAGDDDIDWRSGVDGGWGGGRPGRN, from the coding sequence ATGCCCGTCCCCTCCCACACCCCCGCCTTCCCCGACATCGACGCCGCCCGCCGCCAGCTCCGCTCCGCCGACTACGTCGCCACGACCGAGATCAGCACCGTCGTCTTCCTGGCCGAGGCGCTCGGCAAGCCGGTGCTGGCCGAGGGGCCGGCGGGTGTCGGCAAGACCGAACTCGCCAAGGCGTGGGCCACGGCGAGCGGGCGGCCGCTCATCCGGCTGCAGTGTTACGAGGGGCTCGACGAGAGCAAGGCGCTCTATGAGTGGGAGTACGCCAAGCAGATGCTCTACACCCAGCTCCTGCGCGACGGCCTGAAGGACGTCGTCGCCAACGCCTCCAGCCTGCGCGACGCCGCCGAGCGCCTGGCCGCCGAGGAGGATGTCTTCTTCTCCGAGCACTTTCTGCTCCCCCGCCCCCTCCTGCAGGCCCTCGTGTCCGACGAGCCCGTCGTCCTGCTCATCGACGAGATCGACCGCGCCGACGTCGAGTTCGAGGCCTTCCTGCTCGAGATCCTGTCCGACTTCCAGGCGAGCATCCCCGAAATCGGCACGGTCCGCGCCAAGCACCAGCCGATGGTCGTCCTGACGAGCAACAACACCCGTGAGCTGTCCGAAGCCCTCAAGCGTCGCTGCCTCTACCTCTTCGTCGACTACCCGAGCCTCGATGGCGAGCTCGAGGTCGTCCGGCTGCGCGTCCCCGGCCTCGACCGCGACCTCGCCCGCCAAGCCGTCTCGTTCGTCCAGGGCCTGCGCGACGTCGACCTGCGCAAGGCACCGAGCATCGCCGAGACGCTGGACTGGGCGCGCGCCTTGCTGTCCCTGAACGCCGAGCGAATCGACCGCAACACGCTCGACCAGACGCTGAACGTCCTCCTCAAGTACGAGGCCGATCTGCAGACCGCCCGCCGCCTGATGGGCCCGCTGACCCGCGGCATCGACGGCGGGCGCGACCGCGACGGCGGCGACCGCAGCACCGGCCGCGACGCCGACGGCACCTCGTCGACCCGCCGTCCCGGCGAACCCGACCGCCCCGACAGCGGTCGCCCCGATGGTGGTCGCCCCGGAGACGGCCGCCCGGCGAACGGCGGCGGCCGCTCGTCCAACCCGGGTCGCAAAGGCCGCGGCGGGCGCGACGACCGCGGCCAGGGGCGATCGGGCGGTGCGGGCAGCGCGGGCGACGACGACATCGATTGGCGATCTGGCGTCGATGGCGGCTGGGGGGGCGGGCGGCCGGGGCGGAACTGA
- a CDS encoding VWA domain-containing protein, producing the protein MEDRSVAFVRGLRAAGVRTSTAEALDALRALRAAGIDDRDRVRLALRAALVKSHADFEAFETLFPLYFGGEPPLENALDDLDPDDEQAVREALEGLSDRLRQLLEQLMSGHGPSREQLEAMARRAAETGASPSQTRYLTQRMLREMGFGDIERLLAELQAQLEARGLSDETIDDLLGVARRNSERVADEVARQIGLAIARRRAEAPRSDDGGVDGRLMDKSLQSLSPHEAAQLRREVTRLVARLRSRAALRQRRGRTGRLDARRTIRASLRYGGTPVELRWRKRRLKPSLVLICDVSTSMRPVAEFMLRLIYELSDQVARARSFAFNADLEEISVAMGAQRAGDAVAEVLYAIPPGYYATDLGRSLRTFHHRHLDAIDRRTTLIVLGDGRNNHNNPRTELLAALKRRSRRLVWLNPEAPGQWGTDDSDMLAYAPVCDAVYPVRNLRQLSAAVDRLLTDT; encoded by the coding sequence ATGGAAGACCGATCCGTCGCGTTCGTCCGCGGCCTGCGCGCCGCGGGCGTGCGCACGAGCACGGCCGAGGCGCTCGACGCGCTGCGGGCGTTGCGTGCGGCGGGCATCGACGACCGCGACCGCGTTCGACTGGCGCTGCGCGCCGCGCTCGTGAAGTCGCATGCCGACTTCGAGGCGTTCGAAACGCTCTTCCCGCTCTACTTCGGCGGCGAGCCGCCCCTCGAGAACGCCCTCGACGACCTCGATCCGGACGACGAGCAGGCCGTGCGCGAAGCGCTGGAGGGGCTCAGCGACCGGCTGCGGCAGCTCCTCGAGCAGCTGATGAGCGGCCACGGCCCGTCGCGCGAACAGCTCGAGGCGATGGCGCGCCGCGCGGCCGAGACCGGCGCGAGCCCGTCCCAGACGCGCTACCTCACGCAGCGGATGCTGCGCGAGATGGGCTTCGGTGACATCGAGCGCTTGCTCGCGGAGCTGCAGGCCCAGCTCGAAGCCCGCGGCTTGTCGGACGAGACGATCGACGACCTCCTCGGCGTCGCACGCCGCAACAGCGAGCGCGTGGCGGACGAGGTCGCCCGGCAGATCGGCCTGGCGATCGCCCGCCGCCGGGCCGAGGCGCCGCGCTCCGACGACGGCGGGGTCGACGGACGGCTGATGGACAAATCGCTCCAATCGCTCTCGCCGCACGAAGCGGCGCAGCTGCGGCGCGAGGTGACACGCCTCGTCGCCCGCCTCCGCAGCCGCGCCGCCCTCCGGCAGCGGCGCGGGCGGACCGGTCGGCTCGACGCCCGCCGGACGATCCGCGCCAGCCTGCGCTACGGCGGCACGCCCGTCGAGCTGCGCTGGCGCAAGCGGCGCCTCAAGCCGAGCCTCGTCCTCATCTGCGATGTCTCGACGTCCATGCGCCCCGTGGCCGAGTTCATGTTGCGCCTGATCTACGAGCTCTCCGATCAGGTCGCCCGCGCCCGCAGCTTTGCGTTCAACGCCGACCTCGAGGAGATCAGCGTCGCGATGGGCGCCCAACGCGCCGGCGACGCCGTGGCCGAGGTCCTCTACGCGATCCCGCCCGGCTACTACGCCACCGACCTCGGCCGGAGCCTGCGCACGTTCCACCACCGCCACCTCGACGCGATCGACCGCCGCACGACGCTCATCGTCCTCGGCGACGGCCGCAACAACCACAACAACCCGCGCACGGAGCTGCTGGCCGCCCTCAAGCGCCGCAGTCGGCGCCTCGTCTGGCTGAACCCCGAGGCCCCCGGCCAGTGGGGCACGGACGACAGCGACATGCTGGCGTACGCGCCGGTGTGCGACGCGGTGTACCCGGTGCGCAACCTGCGGCAGCTGTCGGCGGCGGTGGATCGCCTCCTGACGGACACCTGA
- the purQ gene encoding phosphoribosylformylglycinamidine synthase I: MSSTASPRICILKADGTNCEVETATAFDLVGARPEIVPMNRLRSGERRLADYDVLVAPGGFSYGDDVAAGKVMAVELMQRLADDMAEFAAAAKPIIGICNGFQVLVRTGLLPFNQPGVMSATLAQNAVGRFECRWVDLVVEAATVSPLADALPPHLQLPLAHAEGRFFADDAVLARIEADHQVVLRYADRDGRPTAAYPANPNGALGAIAGLSDPSGRIFGLMPHPERFVRRFHHPDWRRRPVDERPHGLAFFERIVTLA; this comes from the coding sequence ATGTCGAGCACCGCCAGCCCCCGCATCTGCATCCTGAAGGCCGACGGCACGAACTGCGAGGTCGAGACGGCCACCGCCTTCGACCTCGTCGGCGCCCGCCCGGAGATCGTGCCGATGAACCGGCTGCGGTCCGGCGAGCGCCGCTTGGCGGACTATGACGTCCTCGTCGCGCCGGGCGGCTTCTCGTACGGTGACGACGTCGCGGCAGGCAAGGTGATGGCCGTCGAGCTCATGCAGCGCCTGGCCGACGACATGGCCGAGTTCGCCGCGGCCGCCAAGCCGATCATCGGCATCTGCAATGGCTTCCAAGTGCTCGTGCGCACCGGTCTCCTGCCGTTCAACCAGCCCGGCGTCATGTCGGCCACGCTGGCCCAGAACGCCGTCGGCCGCTTCGAATGCCGCTGGGTCGATCTCGTTGTCGAGGCGGCAACCGTCTCGCCGTTGGCCGACGCCCTGCCGCCGCACCTCCAGCTGCCCCTGGCCCACGCGGAAGGGCGCTTCTTCGCCGACGATGCCGTGCTCGCCCGGATCGAGGCCGACCACCAGGTCGTCCTCCGCTACGCCGACCGCGATGGCCGGCCGACCGCGGCGTACCCGGCGAACCCGAACGGCGCGCTCGGCGCGATCGCCGGCCTGTCCGATCCATCGGGCCGGATCTTCGGCCTCATGCCGCACCCCGAACGGTTCGTGCGCCGCTTCCACCACCCGGACTGGCGCCGCCGGCCGGTGGATGAGCGGCCGCACGGTTTGGCGTTCTTCGAGCGCATCGTGACGCTGGCGTAG
- a CDS encoding cation:proton antiporter, with amino-acid sequence MTPAAELLAVLAVIILGAKLGGALSIRLGQPAVLGEILFGLLLGPTGLDLMHRAVAGRPIFSHGEVVVEGVHLLAELGVVLLMFLAGLETDPAEMKRVGLPATGAAVGGALLPFAGGWAVGTAFGLELGPALFLGTILCATSVSISAQTLVELDALDSDEGRAILGAAVIDDVLGILLLSIVVGVLGTGGNDSSVLGLILRMLLFFIVAVAVGRPARRLVRRFARQPVSEGLLAGALVMTFAFGWLAEALGGVAAITGAFIAGVFLGRTEMGHEIESRVKIAVYGLFLPIFLVDIGLRADARAALGGALGLAVAVVVVAVVTKFAGAALGARISGFGWRSSVRVGAGMVSRGEVGLIIAGVGLAQGVVSQNEFAVAVLMVVVTTVVTPPLLRAAFRGAPAAT; translated from the coding sequence GTGACGCCGGCCGCCGAGCTGCTCGCCGTGTTGGCCGTCATCATCCTGGGCGCCAAGCTCGGCGGGGCGCTCAGCATTCGACTTGGTCAACCGGCCGTGCTCGGCGAGATCCTCTTCGGCTTGCTCCTCGGCCCGACCGGCCTCGACCTCATGCACCGCGCCGTCGCCGGCCGCCCGATCTTCAGCCACGGTGAGGTCGTGGTCGAAGGCGTCCACCTGTTGGCGGAGCTGGGCGTCGTCCTGCTGATGTTCTTGGCGGGCCTCGAGACCGACCCGGCCGAGATGAAGCGGGTCGGCCTGCCGGCAACCGGCGCTGCGGTCGGCGGCGCGCTGCTGCCGTTCGCCGGCGGCTGGGCGGTGGGCACCGCGTTCGGCCTCGAACTCGGTCCGGCACTCTTCCTGGGGACGATCCTGTGTGCCACAAGCGTCTCGATCAGCGCCCAGACGCTCGTCGAGCTTGACGCGCTCGACAGCGACGAAGGCCGCGCGATCCTCGGGGCGGCCGTCATCGACGACGTCCTCGGCATCCTGTTGCTCAGCATCGTCGTCGGCGTGCTCGGCACCGGCGGGAACGACAGCTCGGTCCTCGGCCTGATCCTGCGCATGCTATTGTTCTTCATCGTGGCCGTCGCCGTCGGCCGTCCGGCTCGGCGCTTGGTGCGCCGCTTCGCGCGACAGCCGGTCAGCGAGGGTCTGCTGGCGGGCGCGCTGGTCATGACGTTCGCGTTCGGCTGGCTGGCCGAGGCGCTCGGTGGGGTGGCGGCCATCACCGGCGCGTTCATCGCCGGCGTGTTCCTCGGCCGCACCGAGATGGGGCACGAGATCGAGTCGCGGGTCAAGATCGCCGTCTATGGTCTGTTCCTGCCGATCTTCCTCGTCGATATCGGACTGCGGGCCGACGCGCGTGCCGCGTTGGGCGGCGCGCTGGGGCTTGCGGTCGCAGTGGTCGTCGTCGCCGTCGTGACGAAGTTCGCCGGCGCAGCGTTGGGAGCGCGCATCTCCGGCTTCGGCTGGCGATCGAGCGTGCGGGTGGGTGCAGGCATGGTCAGCCGTGGCGAGGTCGGGTTGATCATCGCCGGAGTCGGGCTGGCGCAGGGCGTCGTCAGCCAGAACGAATTCGCCGTGGCCGTGTTAATGGTCGTGGTGACGACGGTCGTGACGCCGCCGTTGCTGCGCGCAGCGTTCAGAGGGGCGCCCGCGGCGACTTGA
- a CDS encoding nitronate monooxygenase: MGVAISDWRLARTVAMAGQLGVVSGTGIAPVMIRRLMDGDPDGDTRRALAHFPDAALVEQILAKYYLPEGRPEGMSYKTIVPYSLKPSPWLDGVTAAAGFVEVWLAKEGHDGLVGVNLLEKIQLPHCATLYGAMLAGVDYVLMGAGLPGQIPGILDRLATHSPVRYRVDVQGALPGEDYGITFDPTAVFPGLAERLGGLKRPHFLAIISTEVVAQALLKRAEGVIDGWVVEFPIAGGHNAPPRGQLKVDETGEPIYGERDEPDLEKLASFGKPYWLAGGFGSREGLVSARERGAVGVQVGTAFALCDESGMRPDLKQKLREMALAGEAPVRTSAFGSPTGFPFKVATVEGTVAEPEVYAARPRLCDMGFLRRIYRRDDGQVGYRCSAEPVADYVRKGGDEAQTEGRLCLCNHLMATVGGGQTRKDGYHELPIVTLGNDIACVLNYMSDSDTGYSARAVVAGILGETTSMAPSMPRVAAVAEVAKR; the protein is encoded by the coding sequence ATGGGGGTCGCCATCTCCGACTGGCGCTTGGCGCGAACTGTCGCCATGGCCGGTCAGCTCGGTGTCGTGTCCGGCACCGGGATCGCACCGGTCATGATCCGGCGCTTGATGGACGGTGATCCGGACGGCGACACCCGGCGCGCGCTGGCGCACTTTCCGGACGCGGCGCTCGTCGAGCAGATCCTCGCCAAGTACTACTTGCCGGAGGGCCGCCCCGAGGGCATGTCGTACAAGACGATCGTTCCGTACAGCCTGAAGCCGTCGCCCTGGCTGGACGGTGTGACCGCGGCAGCCGGGTTCGTCGAGGTCTGGCTGGCCAAGGAAGGCCACGACGGGCTCGTCGGCGTCAACCTGCTCGAGAAGATCCAGCTCCCGCACTGCGCCACGTTGTACGGCGCGATGCTGGCCGGCGTCGACTACGTCCTCATGGGCGCCGGCCTGCCCGGTCAGATCCCCGGCATCCTCGACCGCCTGGCCACCCACAGCCCCGTCCGCTACCGCGTCGACGTCCAGGGCGCCTTGCCCGGCGAGGATTACGGCATCACGTTCGATCCGACCGCCGTGTTCCCCGGCTTGGCCGAACGCCTCGGCGGACTCAAGCGGCCGCACTTCCTGGCGATCATCAGCACCGAGGTCGTCGCCCAGGCGCTGCTCAAGCGGGCCGAGGGCGTGATCGACGGCTGGGTCGTCGAGTTCCCGATCGCCGGCGGCCACAATGCGCCGCCGCGCGGCCAGCTGAAGGTGGACGAGACCGGCGAGCCGATCTACGGCGAGCGCGACGAGCCCGACCTCGAGAAGTTGGCCTCCTTCGGCAAGCCGTACTGGCTGGCCGGCGGATTCGGCAGCCGCGAGGGGCTCGTCAGCGCGCGCGAACGCGGCGCCGTCGGCGTCCAGGTCGGCACCGCCTTCGCGCTGTGCGACGAGTCCGGCATGCGCCCCGACCTCAAGCAGAAGCTGCGCGAGATGGCGCTGGCCGGTGAGGCGCCGGTGCGCACGAGCGCCTTCGGTTCGCCCACAGGCTTCCCGTTCAAGGTGGCGACCGTCGAGGGCACGGTGGCCGAGCCCGAGGTGTACGCCGCCCGGCCCCGCCTGTGCGACATGGGGTTCCTCCGCCGCATCTATCGCCGCGACGACGGCCAGGTCGGGTACCGCTGCTCGGCGGAGCCGGTGGCCGACTACGTCCGCAAGGGCGGCGATGAAGCGCAGACCGAAGGCCGGCTCTGTCTCTGCAATCACCTGATGGCCACGGTCGGCGGCGGCCAGACACGCAAGGACGGCTATCACGAGCTGCCCATCGTCACGCTCGGCAACGACATCGCGTGCGTTCTGAACTACATGTCCGACAGCGACACGGGCTACAGCGCGCGCGCCGTCGTCGCGGGCATCCTGGGCGAAACGACATCGATGGCCCCGTCGATGCCGCGGGTGGCGGCGGTGGCCGAAGTCGCCAAACGGTGA
- a CDS encoding mechanosensitive ion channel, translating into MILSWSAVVDAFGRLPPWLRLSAMIVSPFVVAWIVARSAAPLSRRIVRLAGWARRAPGRPARRATIEGLVRDLIRVTAFTAAAMVALAQSDLVDARTLVWGIGLLSAGIGLGARPVISDYFIGLTFIFGDRFTVGEKVSLLGAAPGEVEGIVERVNLSTLHLRAPSGELLVVPNGEVRVVRNFSRGLFSSASVRIRVKAADLGRTLLALEAMRGEAMSALPDLIEPWQVISEDGLIGHETQLLVVAKARFGAAAGVRPRLLAFLHERLADADVTLAD; encoded by the coding sequence ATGATCCTCAGTTGGTCCGCCGTGGTCGATGCCTTCGGCCGCCTGCCGCCGTGGCTGCGGCTGTCGGCGATGATCGTGTCCCCGTTCGTCGTCGCCTGGATCGTGGCGCGGTCGGCGGCGCCTCTCTCGCGGCGCATCGTGCGGCTGGCGGGGTGGGCCCGTCGTGCGCCCGGACGTCCGGCGCGGCGCGCCACGATCGAGGGGCTCGTGCGCGACCTCATCCGCGTCACGGCTTTCACTGCCGCCGCGATGGTCGCGCTGGCCCAGTCCGACCTCGTCGATGCGCGGACGCTCGTGTGGGGCATCGGCCTGCTGTCGGCCGGCATCGGCCTCGGCGCCCGGCCCGTGATCAGCGACTACTTCATCGGCCTGACGTTCATCTTCGGCGACCGCTTTACGGTCGGCGAGAAGGTCAGCCTGCTCGGGGCGGCGCCCGGCGAGGTCGAGGGGATCGTCGAGCGGGTGAACCTGTCGACGCTGCACCTGCGTGCGCCGTCGGGCGAGCTGCTGGTCGTGCCGAACGGTGAGGTCAGGGTCGTACGCAACTTCAGCCGCGGACTGTTCTCATCGGCCTCGGTGCGGATCCGGGTCAAGGCGGCGGACCTCGGCCGGACGCTGCTGGCACTCGAGGCGATGCGCGGCGAGGCGATGTCGGCGCTGCCGGATCTGATCGAGCCGTGGCAGGTGATCAGCGAGGACGGGCTGATCGGCCACGAGACCCAACTGCTCGTGGTCGCCAAGGCCCGCTTCGGGGCGGCGGCAGGCGTGCGGCCGCGGCTGTTGGCGTTTCTCCACGAGCGGCTGGCGGATGCGGATGTGACGTTGGCGGACTGA